The genomic stretch TTATTCTGCCTTTAAAACATCCTTTTTTTGATCAGAAATTTTATCTACCTACTTCCAAAGACATAGATCAAACATTAATAGTAGGATCTATCATTTTTGGTATTGGTTGGGGAATTTCAGGCTTTTGTCCGGGCCCTGGAGTTGTTTCCTTAGTACAACTAAACCTTAATCCTATTATCTTTATTTTAGCTTTTATTACTGGTTCTCTAGTTTATAAATCAATTAACAAACATTGAATTCTTTTGCTAAGATTGATACTGTTAAATTGCCCAGATATTCTTATTAATGAAGTTAACATGAGTTGATTAAAGAACAAAAGTTATTAATTAATTGTTCATTGTTAATGGTTCATTGTTAATTTTTCATTGTTAATATGGAGTGACATTAATGAATTTTAGCCATATCCAATTTTGTACGGATAAAACCACGATCGATTTATCACAACTACAAGAATTATATAGAGCTACAGCTTTTTGGGCGCAAAATCGGACTCTTGAAGATCTTGCGATCGCCATCGACAACAGTCATCCAGTGGTTTCAGTATGGGATAACAAAAAATTGATTGGTTGTGCTAGAGCAACATCTGATGGAATTTATCGTGCTACTATATGGGATGTCGTGATTCATCCTGACTATCAAGGATTTGGATTAGGGAGTAAATTAGTAGAAACTTTAATTAGTCATCCTCAATTAAATCGAGTGGAAAGAATTTATTTAACAACGACTCATCAACAAAAATTCTATCAAAAAATTGGTTTTCAGGAAAATACAACGACGACAATGGTGTTATATAATCGTTATCCCACCGCCAATGATGTTGTTAGAGAGTCTCAAGAGGAAGAAATAACTGCCATTGTGTAAGATTATCTTCTTCACTACCATTTAACATTAACTTGCCTCCTAGAATGTCTAACAAAGATTCTGCTAACATTATTTTCATGCCACTAGACAGTTGGGGAAGACTGTTTAGTTGTTTCAATTCTTCAATAGGAGATTCCACTAAATCTATATCTTCATTAATATTTAGATGTTGATAAGGAAAATCAATAGCAATTATTGCTGTTTTATTTTCTTCATTTTTACTACAGTGTAAAACTATTTCTCCCATTTGCCCGTAATCAATTACCACTTCTAATAAAGATAATAAGGCATCAGTTAATTTTGTTCTGTCAGACTGGGTTATGATATTTTCTTCTAACTTGCCCAATGTTAATTTCAGATTGCGGTTAGCCGCCTGTAATACCATTACTTCTTGTATATCTGTTAGTAACTCTGAGATATTTATTTTTTGAATTTCTAAAGTAACTTTTCCTACCTCTAATTTAGATACCATAATTAATCGATCGAGAATATCCATTAATTTTTTAGCATATTTATAACCTTCCTCAATAAACTCTCTTTCTTCTTCCCTACTTTCACATAAATCATTGATAATTAGCTGATGTAATCCCATTAAACTACCCAGTGGCGATCGAATTTCATGGGCAATCCTACCAAGAAAACCCCCCTTAAAACGACTATTTTGTAAGGATTGTTGATAAGCTATTTTTGTCTTTTTTAACTCAATTACAAGGTTATTTATATCTGTCATAACATATTAAATTTGATAACAATTGACAAGGAACAATGAATAGTTAATAGTTAATAGTTAATAATGAATCGTGAACGATCGATTATCCATTATCAATTATATTTTCCTATGTCTTTACCCCCATCATCAACAAAACCCTATAAAAGTAGATTATTTAATTTTGTTAACCGTCATTATATCAAGTTTAATAGTAAAGTTAATCTTAAGATCCGTGAATTAGGGTATGTGGTACAAGGAAGTTTACAGACTCTTATTTTACCGTTATTTTGGTTGTGGGAAACGACAAAAAAAATCACCAACAGTTTTACTTCTCCATCTCGCAATTCTGCTTCTTTACCTCCCACAGAAAACTCAAATAATTTAACAGATAATAGTGATTTAATTTTGATAGTAAATCAGGCTATCAATTCTCATGCTCAATTGCCTTCCTTGCCTCCTAAAAAATTTCAAGGTTTAGCTAGTAGATTAAAAGATAAAAAGATAATTTTTGTTTTAGAAAATAATAAATTTAAAGACATTATACCCATTAAGCAACAATCAGAGCTAAATTTACTCATTAATAATTTAACAGAGGAATTTATTGCTCAAAAAGTTTTAAATCTTTCTTCTCAATCTAATATTTTTACTAAAATTTTTTCTTGGTTTAATCTTTTAGGTAAATCAAAAGTTGAGACAAAAATTTCTCAAGATCTTAATAATCTTGAATCATCAGGTATAGCATTAAATAATAATGATTATGATACTAGTTTTTATTATAAAAATAACTCAATTATTCTTTTTCTAGACAATATTTTAGCTACTTTAGAAAGTTTAATTGTTAGACAAAAAGAAGCTATTATACAAAAAAAAGATGAACAACTTACAGAAGAAAATAAAGAAAAATTATCATTATTACTATTAATAAAAGCTGCGATCGAGTATTTCTTCAAATCAAAAAATAATCAGTTGAGTAACAATAACAATAGTATAGAAAATTTACCTTTAAATGAGAATACTTCATCTAATTTACCATTTTCAGAAAATTATATTAATACAATTATAGGCAAATCCCAAGCAAGAGCAGAGAATATTATTCCCCAAATTCAAGAAACAACTGAACAACTAATTAATCAAGGTTTAAATCAATTTAATATAGCAAAAAATAATCTTAATAATAAATTAAATAATCCAGAAGATCCATTTCAAATACAAATTTTAATTTGGGCGGCTATTAACTATTTCTTAAGTCAAAAAAACTCTTCAAAAAAAATATCTAATAATAATAAAAAAAGTTTTTTACCTAGTTTTTCCGAAACAGAGATTATCTTAATCAATGATGAAATAGTTGATCCTTGGTTATTATGGGAAGATTTATATATTAATCCTCCTATTGATGAAACCGAAACTCTTGATAATTTTTTATTACTTGATAGCGGTATTGACATTTCGATCGAATCCTCAGAAACTCTTATCAATAATGTAGAAATTACTACCTCTATTGAACCTCAAGAAAATTTGGTTTTAGATAAAAAAATAAGTAATAAAATAGACAAAAAAAAGGAAGAAAAAACAAATAATTTAGTCAATAAACAAGTTATTATTGAGGATGAAATTGAAGCAAAAGTTATTGAGATTAAATACGAAAAACACTTTTTAGAAATTATTTTAGAAAAGCTCGATCGAATTATTTTATGGTTGGAAGAAACTATTATTAAAATAGTAAATAAAATAAAATCCTTTACTGAAAAGTTTAATAAATAATCTATTGCATAAATGTACCATTAACAGTATGTTATGATTTGGTGCAAATTTTCAGAATATTTTAAGTAAATGGTTGACTACGGTTTAGAAGGAAAAATTATCAAAGTTGGATTAGTCGGTACAGGATACGCCGCCAAAAGGAGGGCTGAGGCTTTTCAAGATTCGCCTTTTTCCGAATTAGTAGCGGTAGTAGGTAATAGTTTAGAAAATACTGAAGATTTTTGTCAAACCTATCATATTACAGCCGTGACAAATTGGGAAGATTTAGTTAATGATCCCTCTTTAGATTTGATTTGTATTTGTAATGTAAATCGTGATCATGGCTCGATCGTGCGGGGGGCATTATTAAGCAATAAACACGTTATAGTAGAGTATCCTTTAACTCTCAACCCCTTAGAAAGTGAAGATTTAATTAATTTAGCACGACAAAAACAAAAATTACTCCACATCGAACACATTGAGATTTTAGGCGGAGTACATCAAGCCATCAAAAAATATTTACCCGAAATAGGAACTCCTTTTTTAGCTCGATATAGTACTATATTGGCAAAAGCAAAAGTTACACCTCATTGGACTTATAACTATGATTTATACGGTTTTCCCTTTATAGCCGCAGTATCTCGCATCAATCGCTTTACAGATTTATTCGGAGAGGTGGATTCTGTTAGTTGTTTTGCTCGTTTTTGGGATGCAATGGAAAGTGGTTATTTTTCCGCCTGTTGGTGTCAAGCCCAATTACAATTTAAAAATAACATGATGGTT from Geminocystis sp. NIES-3709 encodes the following:
- a CDS encoding YeeE/YedE family protein, with amino-acid sequence MNNKQNIVALISGLLFGLGLAVSQMIDRERVIGFLDVMGKWDATLMFVLGGAVGVTIISFRFILPLKHPFFDQKFYLPTSKDIDQTLIVGSIIFGIGWGISGFCPGPGVVSLVQLNLNPIIFILAFITGSLVYKSINKH
- a CDS encoding GNAT family N-acetyltransferase, which encodes MNFSHIQFCTDKTTIDLSQLQELYRATAFWAQNRTLEDLAIAIDNSHPVVSVWDNKKLIGCARATSDGIYRATIWDVVIHPDYQGFGLGSKLVETLISHPQLNRVERIYLTTTHQQKFYQKIGFQENTTTTMVLYNRYPTANDVVRESQEEEITAIV
- a CDS encoding sensor histidine kinase KdpD; amino-acid sequence: MTDINNLVIELKKTKIAYQQSLQNSRFKGGFLGRIAHEIRSPLGSLMGLHQLIINDLCESREEEREFIEEGYKYAKKLMDILDRLIMVSKLEVGKVTLEIQKINISELLTDIQEVMVLQAANRNLKLTLGKLEENIITQSDRTKLTDALLSLLEVVIDYGQMGEIVLHCSKNEENKTAIIAIDFPYQHLNINEDIDLVESPIEELKQLNSLPQLSSGMKIMLAESLLDILGGKLMLNGSEEDNLTQWQLFLPLETL
- a CDS encoding Gfo/Idh/MocA family protein — protein: MVDYGLEGKIIKVGLVGTGYAAKRRAEAFQDSPFSELVAVVGNSLENTEDFCQTYHITAVTNWEDLVNDPSLDLICICNVNRDHGSIVRGALLSNKHVIVEYPLTLNPLESEDLINLARQKQKLLHIEHIEILGGVHQAIKKYLPEIGTPFLARYSTILAKAKVTPHWTYNYDLYGFPFIAAVSRINRFTDLFGEVDSVSCFARFWDAMESGYFSACWCQAQLQFKNNMMVCLNYGKGNQFQSNDRTLEIYGDRGTLIFDGEKGKIKRGDEEIAIEVASRRGLFTQDTTLVLEHLLTGKPLYINNTDSAYSLKVAQASLKSFQNKEIVRV